One window of Penaeus chinensis breed Huanghai No. 1 chromosome 3, ASM1920278v2, whole genome shotgun sequence genomic DNA carries:
- the LOC125038952 gene encoding girdin-like isoform X3 has translation MEENAQLQLSNKNSLSESATLVAQLDHLKSRGPLNGSSVGSDLIGDAQARVLKLQLENQRLEAEVEQLKRDSLLASADKLLELEKENKRLSIKVTQLQEVSQKERSQVLETQGESEQRHQEIQRLHQTLNTVKTNSQRQIDELQQENTQLVELIEGLRERQKKTTDTRLLDVESENKKLQDINLQLQSQVSRLEYEKQQLNRLTERLRESADKLSEVEHQKNEIERENRDLQKAIAALRESCEKHETLEHDYASLEVEFSRVSKTLANMRETVAKLESAQSEKLQMQVEVERLNRSMDSLRSSSVRMADLESEKETQLQQINLLQHELKSLKAQKSRAEQAELELLTAHNEVQKKKRTLDTVQKKLAESEREKAELENENSKLQRTVETLKLSTKKLNDMERDLTELESTNDRLDRENKSLQKEVTRLRNAMEVKDGLIDDAASKISTQERDIKRLNKDVEQFRTSDNRVRELEKEKRELEQQMMTERKTLSCLREDLVAEKVKTQQLSNQLDSLRSDLSKLGLNANNLTAPASDNDDDRYKALESMLEETLKRSVEVREEKIASLESRLNESVSRNKELRKHLMEVKSDFETLRQRHQEEGIIEDVSKEVAKLRESVYRTNEEKGSLENEISELKSQAASYREQVCALQSQVTSLSNQNTVLSQHNATLQGENARLQVENTTLQSQSASLIAQNSALQTSATQSEGERDKVRRTCDERGSRLNQLVADHEALQRLHQQLTREYDNLIKEHNNLKTTHKNLKLEQKELKEKQNEMSAGEEDLLKLREALEAEMNKLKTDSTSLANLRGEHSRLKDDFRSLFSANEKLRSEYKSLQGDYKAIKTENNTVKLRLTELNGELNDTRDQMAALDVEVSKLNNKCQVLQTLNVTLEEDRRSLMSQVSLLLTQYHDLLTQTLEDKQHFHQEEKNFTDKLNNLRRQKEKLEEKIMEQYRRMDNSPSKKKGFGSNLVRRVRKAGTELINKVPRSGRSRSRGRDEGGESPDSSSLGSSSHANDSMDSGSETRRSSPNLPPSPPHDSEVAEQRMGRNGQTPNHYRKSLPPLNDVFASQILRGSVSSEDVGSLQSGDASDSHQEDSLSTVTAGSGTAELSRAGSRRPVYLTEDSDSIPTRDVGPEPLQNNQNRGRASLRSNASSSMSQQVMNRSYSNVHSSLPPSTPRTPTPGGVPRSSTPKTGVRKERAVDDEPPTTPRLPPRADHSSSAPQVPPRSRRGSSIVQQDSLSSSHSTPPPEIPDLKPPKPPPRPPPSDDTPLKQSKDIVDNSVWYEYGCV, from the exons atggaggagaacGCGCAGTTGCAGCTGAGCAACAAGAACTCCCTGAGTGAGTCGGCCACGCTGGTCGCCCAGCTGGACCATCTCAAGTCGCGGGGGCCTCTCAATGGCTCGAGCGTGGGCAGCGACCTCATCGGCGATGCCCAGGCGAGAGTACTCAAGCTGCAGCTAGAGAATCAGAGGCTGGAGGCCGAGGTGGAACAACTCAAGCGCGACTCTCTCCTGGCTTCGGCTGACAAGTTGCTGGAgctggagaaggagaacaagagactGTCCATCAAG GTGACACAGCTTCAGGAGGTGAGTCAGAAGGAGAGGTCGCAAGTGCTGGAAACACAGGGAGAATCTGAGCAACGACATCAAGAAATACAACGCCTTCACCAAACCCTTAACACTGTCAAGACCAATTCCCAACGCCAGATTGATGAGCTTCAG CAAGAAAATACTCAGCTGGTTGAGTTGATTGAAGGACTCCGAGAGCGGCAGAAGAAGACCACAGACACCAGACTTCTTGATGTAGAGTCGGAGAACAAGAAGCTACAGGACATCAACCTGCAACTACAGAGTCAG GTATCACGCCTTGAGTATGAGAAGCAGCAGCTGAACAGACTGACTGAGAGGCTTCGAGAGAGTGCAGACAAGTTATCTGAAGTCGAGCACCAAAAGAATGAGATTGAACGGGAGAACAGAGATCTGCAGAAG GCCATTGCTGCCCTGCGTGAGAGCTGTGAGAAGCATGAGACTCTGGAGCACGACTATGCCAGCCTGGAAGTGGAGTTTAGCAGAGTTTCTAAAACTTTGGCCAACATGCGAGAAACTGTGGCAAAG CTTGAGAGTGCCCAGAGTGAGAAACTCCAGATGCAGGTGGAGGTGGAACGCCTCAACCGCTCAATGGACAGCCTCAGGTCCTCATCCGTCCGCATGGCTGACCTGGAATCGGAGAAGGAGACCCAGCTGCAGCAAATCAACCTCCTGCAGCATGAGTTAAAATCCCTGAAGGCCCAGAAGAGCAGGGCAGAGCAGGCAGAGTTGGAACTGCTGACAGCCCACAATGAGgtgcagaagaagaaaaggactcTTGACACTGTGCAGAAGAAGTTggcagaatcagagagagagaaggctgagTTAGAGAATGAGAACTCTAAG CTTCAAAGAACAGTTGAGACCCTGAAACTTTCAACCAAAAAGCTGAATGACATGGAAAGAGATCTCACTGAGCTGGAGAGTACAAATGACCGGCTGGATCGGGAAAATAAATCCCTCCAGAAAGAA GTTACTAGATTGCGTAATGCTATGGAGGTGAAGGATGGCCTCATTGACGATGCTGCGAGCAAAATATCCACTCAGGAGCGAGATATTAAGAGACTCAACAAAGATGTAGAACAGTTCAGAACAAGTGATAACAG AGTTCGAGaattagagaaggagaagagggagcttGAACAACAAATGATGACTGAACGTAAAACATTAAGTTGCTTAAGAGAAGATTTGGTTGCAGAAAAG GTCAAGACGCAGCAACTCTCCAACCAGCTTGACAGCCTGAGATCGGACCTTTCTAAGCTTGGACTTAATGCAAACAACCTGACTGCTCCAGcttcagataatgatgatga CCGATACAAGGCGCTAGAGTCAATGCTGGAAGAAACCCTGAAGAGAAGtgtggaagtgagagaggagaagatcgCCTCCCTCGAGTCAAGGCTGAATGAGTCTGTCAGCAGGAACAAAGAACTGCGGAAGCATTTGATGGAG GTTAAGAGCGATTTTGAGACCTTGCGTCAACGTCACCAGGAGGAAGGTATTATTGAAGATGTGTCCAAGGAGGTGGCAAAGCTTAGAGAGTCAGTTTACCGCACTAATGAGGAG AAAGGTAGCCTGGAAAATGAAATATCTGAACTCAAATCTCAGGCAGCAAGTTACAGGGAGCAGGTTTGTGCTCTTCAATCTCAGGTGACATCTCTGTCCAACCAAAACACTGTCCTATCCCAGCACAATGCAACACTTCAGGGTGAAAATGCCCGATTGCAGGTGGAGAATACAACCTTGCAGTCACAGTCAGCTTCTCTGATTGCTCAGAATTCTGCTCTCCAGACTTCTGCCACTCAGAGTGAGGGTGAAAGGGATAAG gtTCGTCGTACTTGTGACGAACGAGGCAGCCGCCTGAACCAGCTGGTGGCTGATCATGAGGCTCTTCAGCGACTCCACCAACAGCTGACCAGAGAATACGACAACCTTATCAAAGAACACAACAACCTCAAAACAACTCACAAGAATCTAAAACTAGAACAAAAGGAACTCAAG GAAAAGCAGAATGAGATGTCAGCTGGTGAAGAAGACTTGCTGAAGCTACGTGAAGCCTTGGAAGCAGAGATGAACAAACTTAAGACAGATTCCACTTCTCTAGCTAATCTCCGTGGAGAGCATTCAAGACTTAAG GATGATTTCCGAAGTCTTTTCTCTGCCAATGAGAAGCTGAGATCTGAGTACAAGAGTCTTCAGGGTGACTATAAAGCCATCAAGACAGAGAACAACACTGTGAAGCTGCGGTTAACAGAGCTCAATGGTGAGCTTAATGACACACGAGACCAGATGGCTGCATTGGATGTAGAGGTCTCCAAACTCAATAATAAGTGCCAG GTTCTCCAGACACTGAACGTGACTCTTGAGGAAGACAGGAGATCTCTGATGTCACAGGTGTCACTGTTGCTCACACAGTACCATGACCTCCTCACACAAACACTGGAGGACAAGCAGCACTTCCACCAGGAGGAGAAGAATTTCAC GGACAAGCTGAACAACCTTCGGCGACAGAAGGAGAAGTTAGAGGAGAAGATCATGGAGCAGTATCGACGTATGGATAACTCGCCATCCAAGAA GAAAGGCTTTGGCTCCAATCTTGTGCGACGAGTAAGGAAAGCTGGAACTGAGCTGATCAACAAAGTTCCCAGG AGCGGACGCTCAAGATCCAGAGGAcgtgacgaaggaggagaaagccCTGATTCTTCATCTCTTGGGTCATCTTCGCATGCCAACGATTCTATGGACTCTGGTTCTGAAACGCGGCGCTCCTCCCCAaacctcccaccttctcctccccatgaCAGTGAAGTAGCAGAGCAGAGAATGGGAAGAAATGGACAGACCCCCAATCATTACAGGAAAAGTTTACCACCTCTGAATGATGTCTTTGCCTCACAGATTCTCAG AGGCTCAGTGTCATCAGAGGATGTGGGAAGTTTGCAGTCAGGTGATGCCAGTGACAGTCACCAGGAAGACTCGCTGTCCACTGTTACAGCCGGAAGCGGGACTGCAGAATTGAGCCGAGCAGGGTCCAGACGTCCTGTATATCTCACTGAGGATTCGGACTCCATACCCACCCGTGATGTAGGACCTGAACCTCTTCAGAACAACCAG AATCGAGGCAGAGCTTCATTAAGGAGCAATGCATCTTCTTCAATGAGCCAACAGGTGATGAACAG GAGTTACAGCAATGTACACAGCAGTCTACCCCCATCCACTCCAAGGACCCCAACCCCAGGGGGAGTGCCAAGATCATCAACGCCCAAGACTGGTGTTCGGAAAGAACGGGCAGTAGACGACGAACCCCCTACCACTCCCCGTTTACCACCCCGCGCCGATCATTCCTCCAG TGCGCCACAGGTTCCCCCAAGATCCCGTCGTGGGTCCAGCATAGTCCAGCAGGACTCCCTAAGCTCTAGTCACTCAACTCCTCCCCCTGAGATCCCAGACCTTAAGCCCCCCAAGCCACCACCACGTCCGCCTCCTTCTGACGATACACCTCTGAAACAGTCCAAGGATATTGTGGATAACTCGGTGTGGTATGAATATGGATGTGTTTAG